Part of the Periplaneta americana isolate PAMFEO1 chromosome 4, P.americana_PAMFEO1_priV1, whole genome shotgun sequence genome is shown below.
gctgcaaatatacactccaagattcatcgagacaagtgtgcatctatggtggtgctacatggtgtattctttaaatcaaacttgtacaattaaattgtaaagcaaaacaatttctttacttcttctttagtattaaaaaaataattaaatgacaattggagaaatagagaggggagagtaaaatatatttcaagggagaaaacaaggggtggggtgtatggccaagaaaaaaattaccatgacagcactgaccaaacctaacctgttacagactcatgtatgtaaggtgaataagctgagtatgaaggaaactacctcagcgctaatttaactcttatagatgaactacataaagaacttcaagtgtcaatattgtctcaaaggtttctgtgtaacaaacttcatttagaaatgcccatctgcgattatgttaactgtagaagaaggaagaaatattgtcgtcatatgaagttactcaaatttccaattaaggacaaggaaaggctacaaaagttatttttgatttcacccttataaattgaacgattttcacttcagaaatcaccgtaactacctcagcactagtttcagtaatttaaggaccagtataaagtaaatttaattaaagtgagaaagaaattcgtaagggaggcggtaggagggattgaggttgtctactaattcgttgcaaacaactattataggctatttcatttgactaacgatgatttgtagagagcaaaatacctacagtagggtaaagaatctaaatcagcacgtttgagaacggatataaaagtgtcaggaaaataacagaattaccgtatattgcaattaactctgcattggcagagaaaccgcacagggtatcgtaaatctgctgaaaattagaaaattgtgtaaaaaaatgcattcagagcgaattttccagcctaataatatctcgcccacgttatggacataattcaataccgtaagactgatataaaacgaatactagaaacaatttgttaaccaaagacgatgttcagtagttatttaacaacatacagagcaaataaaaacacaaacgcatattctagcaatagttcagatgaaaagaaaatgattagtacgaccgcttattcgtaaaaagaacactgccagctgtgtagcctacatgaagcaatatatcaggtctacgttatgaacacgttgaatttaatgtggacgagaaacgtacagttattatttatctgcttccatatcgcatcatataatacacctgtaaaatgaaaacatataggcctagaaaaaGAGGAAACAAGTTTGGGgagagggagttgtaattcttcccctttcggataaatttcagaagagggatacctgcttttccttcatattcaaaaattgtaatcttgttcacacaaaataaattagtgccttttcgtgagcatcatgatgtgcattcaacaaacgcagacaaatctgatctttttagtattttgtgataattgttgctagggaggtattgtatactgaaaattaaaaacaattagatttcgtacatcaaatgatgacagattatatattgaacgcaaaaaacattatatcagccatgtaccaaaatgtcatctatgtgtgttgatgaatttggataaaacaagcttctgtatactacaatttagcgacacatcagtgtcttattgtaacataacctcacattacaaagagaaagaaatttggaggtggcatgacgtaaaaaaagtcatcccaagtcgtattactctatgtactgttcaggtactctgccatctagtgtttgttattgcaagctcatttctggacactagcgacgcatagcgtccgttattttccagttgcgtctaaatttaatataagcttggtcaatctgttttatatatgatctaggatactagataccatagcaacaggcctaccacgctatgtgacattcagttatttttccgatcgcaacgctcctgtcatgtcccatcttaaaaagaaaaaaaaaacaagtatagttaatagacttaaattttaacttaatatGCAATTTggtgttcatttattttatatttctgatgtttatatttaattataattatttttggaacGTTGGGGGGGGGGTATTTTGGAGggtaatttcaatattatatgtgggtATTTTGGAGCAAAATCGGATAATTTCAGGATTTCATGTGAGTAATTTCATTAACAAGCATTGGCAACACTAGTGAGTTGTTAGCCTGTTTGAGAGTCGCGAGCTGAAAGAGTTGGAAGTTCCTCGCGAACGATCGATCACTATTAAATTAAAGAGATATTAGATAGGGAAGTGGTCATGAGGTTAAACGATGGAAgtttaatgaataatatttttgtatgtttcataGAAGTAAAAATGTTGTGCCTATATTGAACTTTAGCCGGCAACAATTTTGCTGTTCTAGTATAATGCACAGACAAAATTTCAGCAAGAAGAAAGTAAAAGTTGTAAGTACCCATTTGCTAAAATTAAGTAATAGTCGCCGTCTTGAAAGGAATACACACTGTATTGCTACCCTAGATCATAGTATatacacagtctaatatatacagtcgcgaagcttgggatgattttttgcatttctcgcgatagttgctagccgcttggagcgctgtgagtaataggaacaatagactgtgccattgcCATTGTGATCTAAtcatctaatacaggccgtaaggctggcaggccatgtgactcccttaacccgatcacgaagggctgCTTTTCAacaatataaattagttggaatgcataaagagtaacctatatttctttcaaatgtaatgtaattgcattaataaaatttaaaacaatgattatgaggcATTTCAgacaattcacttgcgagttaaggcgtatcattatttttggtgtgaaaattacgttgttcgtatgtgtaatacctgcttttatttcgagtaaatattgcgaaattcttgtacattcatttatgcacgattcaataattttcagttgcactgcacgggtatttagatatgctgaaattataggttatgtttactgtaccagttgcccctttctgtctaattttagtggttccaatgccctgccattacatatgtaccgatatattatgtcgtatgaaaattataggttatgtttactatatttaacttatattcctatattcgcaagtatacattataattaaacataatgtcatgtatgatacccctcacattcaatttgtctgcatAGGTGTACATGTTAAATGATATTTGGATTTGTCCTAACTCGTATCTTAGGATAAATATCTGGTAGCAGGATTTCACTGGAATTTTCCGTATAGGCCTACCGCTTGGCTAAATCTTGTAATGCTTCATTAATTTCTTGTGATAATTTTAACCCATCTGTCTTCTTGCATGAAATCCTTACGACTAAATCATTTGCAAAGAGAGCAATTTTTAGGTTTCTGTTTTCTGGAAGCAAGGTGGTACTGGAAACTGATCCTTGTGGGAGGCCTATGTAGTGTGGGCTTGTTTGATTTTTAAGTATTTGTGGCCATATTTATTAGTTATAAATTCCTGGATAAGGAAGCTTTGGAACTCTCAGCATAGACCTATTTACAAGAAATGTCATTTTTTGGGGGTAGTTTCTGCCTCCATACTGAATTACTAGCATATTGactttttgaaatcaatgaatacCAGTACTGATAGTGTAATTCTGTTTTATTCAGAGAATCGAATATCTAGGTTCAGCATTGCAACTTGCTGAAACTTTCTAAATCATAATTCTTGTCCTTCTAAAAACCAGTTTAACCTTGTGCATAtcatttgtttcataatttttgcgACAGTGCTTGTCAGTGCAATTTGTCgaaaattgtctacttttgttgaatctttgcttgcttttaatatttgtattataatggCTTTTCTACAACTTTCTGGGACACTGGCGTTCCAAATCAAATTAAAAAGCTTTGAAAGGGCATTATAGCATTTTCTTATGAGTGTTTGATGAATTGAGATATTAGTTTATCCTACACATCTCTTTTTTCCAGGCCTTATATGCTTTTGTGAGCTCTTCCGTGgagaaattgttattgaaaaataTCTTCTTTGTTACTTGTGGTAGGTTTACAGTTAGtagaagaaaaattaagttttccttcttcttttggGGTAATGGATCTGAAGAAGCATACTGGCAATATGCTTATTTGGTGAAGCATTCTGCAATTTCTTGGCCTCCAGTGTggattttgtttttgtgtttcaGAAGTTTTTTAATGATGATACAAATCTGTGAGCTTTTATGTAGACTAATATATGGCACCGGTACGTACGCATCCATCTTTgcttttgttattttctttttggttgctgttttttttttttgtctccaaATGGTTTACATCTTGTTTTCCTTTGTCACGCTGTCCTTGAGATTCGATGAAGCTTTTGTCAAAAGGGTTTGTGTCTTGGTATCCATTTCCTACCAAAGGAGATTATGGCAAGCAAAAGTCCTTACATGCTTTATGTGGACTGTTCTTATATTCTTTTAAGTTTGTCAGTGGTAGGGAGTTTTTTCAAGTTTATTTTTGAGTGTAAAATGGTAGAAATTAAAccaatttgaattaaaaaaaattgaatggcaTCATTGGGCTAATCTACTCTTACATCACTTTTTATTGCAGGAAACAAAACAGATAGAAGAGAAAACTGCTGAGTCAGCTGTATTTACTGACAAACAGGGAAATGTAACCATTAGAATCCAAGCGAAACCTAGTGCCAAGCAGAATGCTGTAACAGGTAAGCTTATGTCCTTTCTGGACTGTTATGTAGATTGAGCTATTTGCAGCaacattttctctcttttattttcaaaGTGTTGAGAAGGTATTGTTATACTGTAATTAATTGTTAGGGTAGGCTGCTCAGGCTTTTGGTATTCACTTAGGCTAGGTACTAGGAAACACGCAGGTCAGATTTCGTAATTTTTAGTCcatgagaagattaactccatatgtagatgaaattattggggatcatcagtgtggttttaggcgtaatagatcaactattgaccagatattttgtattcgacagataatggagaaaaaatgggagtataagggtacagtgcatcagttattcatagatttcaaaaaggcatatgactcggttaagagagaagttttatatgatattcttactgaatttggtattcccaagaaactagttagattaattaaaatgtgtctcagtgaaacgtacagcagagttcgtataggtcagtttctgtcagatgcgtttccaattcactgtgggctaaagcaaggagatgcactatcacctttactttttaactttgctctagagtatgccattaggaaagtccaggataacagagagggtttggaattgaacgggttacatcagctgcttgtctatgccgatgacgtgaatatgttaggagaaaatccacaaaccattagggaaaacacggaaattttactggaagcaagtaaagagataggtttggaagtaaatcccgaaaagacaaagtatatgattatgtctcgtgaccagaatattgtacgaagtggaactataaaaattggaaatttttcttttgaagaggtggagaagttcaaatatctgggagcaacagtaacaaatataaatgatactcgggaggaaattaaacacagaataaatatgggaaatgcctgttattattcggttgagatacttttatcatccagtctgctgtcgaaaaatgtgaaagttagaatttataaaacagttatattaccggttgttctgtatggttgtgaaacttggactctcactttgagagaggaacagagactacgggtgtttgagaataagattcttaggaaaatatttggagctaagagggatgaagttacaggagaatggagaaagttacacaacacagaactgcacgcattgtattcttcacctgacataattaggaacattaaatccagacgtttgagatgggcagggcatgtagcacgtatgggcgaatccagaaatgcatatagagtgttagttgggaggctggagggaaaaagacctttagggaggccgagacatagatgggaagataatattaaaatggatttgagggaggtgggatatgatgatagagaatggattaatcttgctcaggatagggaccaatagcgggcttatgtgagggtgacaatgaacctccgggttccttaaaagccagtaagtaagtaagtataaggacAAAAAGCAAAATCACTGTTACGCACTTGTAACAGTGGTCTGCAGAACGAAGTAATATAAAAGAAGCCACCAAGAACAGGAATACAGATGGAAACAGGAGTCAGTAACAGTATACTAATATTTATAAACCACGAAATCACacgtaaattacaatataaattacttACCAGATGTTCAAGTACGCATTTATCTTTCACTGTCTATAGTTCTCGTCATAGTTAAATttctgcaatttatttatttatttaatttacacagtatGACAAGCagtattgaaattatattaaagcAAAGGAATACAAAGCAAAaactattaaatacattaaacaatactgaacatattaaatattaaaacataaaattaagtaTAGCGATCGAAATAGTTCTCTAAGTCCATATTGACACTATATCTCACTGCTTATAGTTACTCCATGTCTTATTCTTTATTGTAGTGATAAAGTACAACTATAACATACACATTGTATGCTACGCCTATGCAATTTGGAGATTTAATTATATGTAATTCTTATTTCCATATACTTAAACTTGGTTTTAAAAAGTCTACAGCTGTGCCACTTATCACTCACTTTACATCAGTATAATTCCTTAGAAATAACACGCTGCAGATAACCACCTTCTCTTTGTATGCTTTTCTCCATTCTTCGTGAACACACGGTGATTGTAACTCCCTGCAACATCTCAATGGAAATTGCTTCAGTCTCGTCATGCAACCTGGCCTTCAGTTCATTAATGTTTTGAGGAGGATGACCAAACACTCATATTTTTAAGAATTGTCATAAAAATAAATCACACTGTGATATCTGATGATGCCACAGGCCAGATGACATGAAAGTTCTCGTAAAGCAGTGATCAATATTCTAGCAGTCTGAACTATAGCTCTATCCTGtggatatggatcattgtctagTTCATGTTTGAATCTTGGTGATGTAAATCACAGTTAGCTGCATGGACACACATACACAGGACTGCACACCACGCAGTCAGTCACTGGTCACACTACATCTTTAATGAGCTGGTATTTCTATCGCAGTAGTACACTTGCTAACACTTCAACACAAAACTGCTTTTTTCACCACCAAGAATACCTATAAataggggtgtgattttatggtaattattttactttgatttttGGTGATTAAAATAGTTTGATTGCAGTGAATATTTTGTAGAAAAACAGcaattttgtgcatatttcgcACCCTATTGAAACAGTCCCtttgaaaataacagaaaattgctTGCATCATTATTCGACGATGGGGAGGTGACGGCACTGCCTGCATGTCCTGGCACCCTTCAGTTGAACTGTGTTATGTAACATGAGGCACTCCAGTACCAGTTTTGATTTAACCAAGGGGGCCTCAAATGCCTTGAGTGCTGCTCGGCTATCTgaaagtgtaaaaatgtaagatgGTAAGTCGCTTCTTTGTCTGGTACCTCCACCATGACCTCTCTTGTATGAGTAACTCTGCCAGTACAGCTCTCGGTTTCATTGGATACACACAAGCCCCCACCAGCTTCAAGGTCATGTGGCTTGTAGGGGGGAGGGAAGATAAAGTAAAACGAAATTAGTGTTATTAACTTCCAAAATCATCTCATACATGATTAGACCTCGAATTTTGTGATAAATGTCTATTTTTGCCTGAACCCATAAAGTAAAGTATATTCAAATTTCATGTAAAATGCATGTAATGGAAGCGTAGAAATGCCCATGTAGAGCTATATATGTCTGGCGTACAAATGGATCAGCTGAGAAGGTATATTATGCTCTCGGGTGGTGAAAGGGCGCTCCAGTGGGACTTCAGCTACATGGCTGATTCAACAGATAGCACCACCACAAGTTGTGGTAAGGCACAATAAACCTGCTGGAAGCTGTGGACCCTTCTCCACACAAAGAAAAAGTTGCTTTAAATTAATCAGAAAGGACTGAAGGCTTGTTGTTACTCCATTAGTGTTGTAGGTGGATGAACAGTTTTGCGTTTTTACATGTAGAAATGTCCAAAGTTTTGGAGCTGTATATTCACCGCATTATCAGACAAGGCAATGAGAGAAGGATTGATTGGTCCTAGAGAACAGCTTTTAGTAACAGGTCCAGTGGGTGTATATTCAAAAGATTGGATCTTCTGCTTCTGTACATAAACGCGAAAGCCTCCTGACATCCGAGGCCTAGTGATGATAGTCATCCAGtgcaaattaaaatgtaatttttgcatGATTATTCTGGTTACTATgcagaaaatgaaaatttcttGCACTttgttcatttaaatatttgattTAAGTTAGACAGTGACATTGTACAGTGTTGCAACTTAATGAATTCGAATCACCTTCAGAGATTGGCAGTGAAGCAATTGGGGTACAGATCAATGCACCCCCTGTCGAAGGCGAGGCAAACACGGAGCTTGTGAAGTTCCTGGCAGCTGTGCTGGGTGTGAGGAAAAGTGACATTTCCTTAGAGAAGGTAATTATACTTGTTTATGTCGAAGTAGTCACAGCTAGAGCCATCTATCAGCATAGCACCGCTGTATGTAGttgtgagacaagtggccaacagctTCAGTTTTCTCAGCTCCAAACTCTCGCAATGTTTCTCCTCTTTCATTCGTAGACAGTGAAGCAAATTATTGCTTGGGCATTAATATCACTTCCAGCCTATACTGTGGCTTTGATTAAAGAGGAGCTATTTAATTTGTTACAGGGATCTCGATCCAGACTCAAGACTGTGGTGGTTGCTGAAGGTACCTTGACCGCAGATCAAGTGATGGTCAAGTTGAAGGAAACCGCGAGAACTGGTTAATTAAATAACATGATAAGGTTTGAAGCCAGGAGAGAAGAAACTTATTAAACGTGGACTGTGTACGACCAATGGAGTCTTGAATTGTATTCAAGAAGAAAATTTCAGATAGATAAAATCAGAATTAACTCTCAGTGGTGACAAAATAATATGAGGAAattttacaatagtattgtaataaCCGAAGTAATAAAGTCATCACTAGTACATCTGCAATCTGATCATTGTCACAGAACCATGGCACATTTCTGTTTACACCATCCGTCAATGGCAGTCCTGTTACATTTCTGTACTCGCCTTAACAAAATGTTTACTACGAacatatattattcattttaGCTAGTCCTTATGCtttaagtttaaaaattacaCCATGCTTTTAGAATTGACTCTTTAAAGAATATTTTCCTTTTACATCATTCTCCAGACAAAATAATAGAGTGTGCCTAGTATCTTCTTTTTGTCTGCAGAATGTTTCCCCTTCTATTTCATAACCTTCAAATTCCTAATCTTCACAATGCTGGACCCAtccatttcttctggtgttaatTCTTACGTATTCCTCATAGAACCATGACGTGTCCATGGGACATTGGTACAGTATATACTTACCAGTATTTCAGATCCCGTGCATTTGAGCTGAGATAAGGTTTAAACTCGGAAAAAATGACTTTTTACGAGAACAAACTTGTGGCAAAATGTTCTGTGAAACCATGGACAgtaagctttattattattattattattattattattattattattattattattattattattgttatattattattattattattattattattattattattattattattaatgtattagtaataaaaataatttatcatcTCTGTGAgatgataaaataatattcaacttaATCTTCTGATTAAATCAGCCTATAACATACATCTAATCTATGTAATGTACTCAGAGTATTCGCAAATACTTTGGTGACATCATGCTGCCTTTCAACCAGAAAATTCAACAGTTCTGTTTTTTAATACAGTCGCAAGGGTTTCAGAATATCCAGTTAAAGTGGGAAAGGTCATGTATGTACTACCTGTCAGTGACATATTCTTCAGATAATGTGAAAGCAACACTCTTTTGAAGTGCACAAGCCACAGTTTGAGAAGCATTTACTGCAGTTCATAAAGATTTGTTCCCGCAGTTCAACATTAAGcacatttaatatttgttaagaaAGCTAACCAACAACTGTCTGTTGTCAGCACTGCACTAACTAATTAAGGAATTTTTCAGTTTCATTAGGAAGGATACAAATTGGTTTGAGTTCTTTCCCTCTACTAAGTCCCCTTATTTCAGCATAAAGAATTTCATTCAGTTATTCAGCATCTACTTCAAGAGTTTTGGGGATCCGAAGATACATACATTTCGGGTCACTACTTCATGATCTAAATTTAACACCTTGGCATATAGAACTTCTTGATGGAAAATGCAATAGAATAAACATTTTTGGTATTGTCAATCTTTTATGCCcaaaaatatgtatatgaaatcatttcaaattgttttcttatagctgtagaAAAGAGATTTGGAAGTACCTGTACTTCGTTTTCCATATTCTCTGCAACTTCACTTCGTAACAAGTCTGGTATAGTACAGACAATGACAATGCAGCGAGTTAGCTGGACTTACTGCAAGGCACAGAACACACTGTAACTTTTTTAACTATATCCCCATCACATTAAGGCTCCGTTTAGATGTACTTGCTTTTACAAGTGCTGTTGCTTAAAAATAATGaactagtgacttgtgcagcaaatgctgcagatAAGTTCATTGGAagttcaaatacatttttttcagttttattttcagtgaagtatACCAGATAGTTGAGGGGTTCGGAAGTAAAAAATGGTAAGGGACGTTTTATTGATTTGAAGTTACAGGTAGACAAACATTTGTACATGCattagtttgtatagttaccaggaaagtaaaatctataTACCTCTGCAATATGtagagatgttggaaaactaactactgcattagacgcacaATGTAAGATACTATATTATATCCTATATCCTatattcccgatttaccacgaaaatcgtctgtagctgcatttagattggcaacaggccatgattgtttggccaaacacctgcatagaattggaatatatcagtctcctatctgtccattgtgcaactcaaaccaagaaatgaattcggaacacctcaaaatctgtgcttcagtggctggtcatgataatatctttgaaaaatattggagtgcaagaggtcaaatgac
Proteins encoded:
- the LOC138698769 gene encoding UPF0235 protein C15orf40 homolog, giving the protein ISSLLLVETKQIEEKTAESAVFTDKQGNVTIRIQAKPSAKQNAVTEIGSEAIGVQINAPPVEGEANTELVKFLAAVLGVRKSDISLEKGSRSRLKTVVVAEGTLTADQVMVKLKETARTG